One part of the Methylobacterium mesophilicum SR1.6/6 genome encodes these proteins:
- a CDS encoding cytochrome b/b6 domain-containing protein, translating into MIRPSEVRASRNAAGDRTATWRDSPQRYGRVSRGFHWLMAALFAWQFTGALLYVAIGDTALTRFVGGSHFTLGATLFALVLLRGAWGLANLPRRPAHTGRLGRAAVIGHGLIYGLMIVVPALALLRQYGSGKPFTPYGIPLMPGRDSKIEWMVIPGDLLHLWLAFLLLAVLIGHVAMAVLHRVIWKDDVIARMT; encoded by the coding sequence GTGATCCGGCCTTCCGAGGTGCGCGCGTCCCGAAATGCCGCGGGCGACCGGACCGCAACTTGGCGGGACTCGCCGCAGCGCTATGGCCGCGTCAGCCGCGGCTTTCACTGGCTGATGGCGGCGCTCTTCGCGTGGCAGTTCACCGGGGCGCTGCTCTACGTCGCCATCGGCGACACGGCGCTCACGCGCTTCGTCGGCGGCAGCCACTTCACCCTGGGTGCCACCCTGTTTGCCCTCGTCCTGCTCCGCGGCGCCTGGGGGCTCGCGAACCTCCCGCGGCGGCCGGCCCATACGGGCCGCCTGGGCCGTGCCGCGGTCATCGGGCACGGGCTGATCTACGGCCTGATGATCGTGGTGCCGGCCCTCGCGCTCCTGCGCCAGTACGGCTCGGGAAAGCCATTCACGCCCTACGGCATCCCGCTGATGCCGGGACGGGACAGCAAGATCGAATGGATGGTGATCCCGGGCGACCTGCTTCACCTATGGCTGGCCTTCCTCCTGCTGGCGGTGCTGATCGGTCACGTGGCGATGGCGGTGCTCCACCGCGTGATCTGGAAGGACGACGTGATCGCCCGGATGACCTGA
- a CDS encoding acyl-CoA dehydrogenase family protein: MDQRTPADLTCDLLTAARAVSLSAARRARAQDRDDGFPADDVADLARLGLLAAPVPSALGGAGLGEEPAARTLVDVLRLVGYGSLALGRLYEGHVNALQLIARYGDPEQHARWFADARAGHLFGVWNTEPSGGGLVLAEAGAGYRLEGVKTFASGAGFVTRALVTGRSPSGGVVMLVVPLVPGDRADLSPWQAQGMRASATGTLDFDGLEVSADTVLGDRDDYFRQPDFSGGAWRFAAVQLGGIEAVLDAWRTHLVQLGRGTDPHQLSRLGEGLIAVEGARQWVTRAAALVADRTLSTDRVVAFVNLSRLAVEKAGLDLLQLAQRSVGLQGFLRTHPLERLSRDLATYLRQPGPDRALTGAAAEILTTRDIAGDLWTGDQRDGVAA; encoded by the coding sequence ATGGACCAGCGGACGCCGGCCGACCTGACCTGCGACCTCCTCACAGCCGCACGCGCGGTGTCCCTGTCGGCGGCGCGGCGCGCGCGGGCCCAGGATCGCGACGACGGCTTTCCGGCGGACGATGTCGCCGACCTCGCCCGACTCGGCCTGCTCGCCGCGCCCGTCCCGTCCGCGCTGGGCGGGGCCGGGCTGGGTGAGGAGCCGGCGGCTCGAACGCTGGTCGATGTGCTCCGCCTCGTCGGCTATGGGAGCCTCGCCCTGGGGCGGCTCTACGAGGGCCACGTCAACGCCCTGCAACTCATCGCCCGCTACGGCGACCCGGAGCAGCACGCGCGCTGGTTCGCCGACGCCCGGGCCGGCCACCTGTTCGGCGTCTGGAACACCGAGCCGTCCGGAGGCGGCCTCGTCCTCGCGGAGGCCGGAGCCGGTTACCGCCTGGAGGGCGTGAAGACCTTCGCGTCGGGGGCCGGCTTCGTCACCCGCGCCCTTGTCACGGGTCGGTCCCCAAGCGGCGGGGTCGTCATGCTGGTCGTCCCGCTGGTCCCCGGAGACCGGGCCGACCTCTCGCCGTGGCAGGCGCAGGGCATGCGCGCCTCGGCCACCGGGACCCTCGACTTCGACGGCCTCGAGGTCTCGGCCGACACCGTCCTGGGAGACCGCGACGACTATTTCCGCCAGCCGGATTTCTCGGGCGGGGCGTGGCGCTTCGCAGCGGTGCAGCTCGGTGGGATCGAGGCTGTGCTGGATGCCTGGCGGACGCACCTCGTCCAGCTCGGTCGCGGAACGGATCCGCACCAGCTGTCGCGCCTCGGCGAGGGGCTGATTGCGGTCGAGGGCGCACGCCAATGGGTGACCCGGGCGGCCGCCCTGGTCGCCGACCGGACGCTGTCGACCGATCGGGTCGTGGCCTTCGTCAATCTGAGCCGCCTCGCGGTGGAGAAGGCCGGCCTCGACCTGCTCCAACTCGCCCAGCGCTCCGTTGGCCTTCAGGGCTTCCTTCGGACGCACCCGCTGGAACGACTCTCGCGCGACCTCGCCACCTACCTGCGGCAGCCGGGGCCCGACCGGGCACTCACGGGCGCGGCGGCGGAGATCCTGACGACGCGGGACATTGCGGGCGACCTGTGGACGGGCGATCAGAGAGACGGAGTCGCGGCGTGA
- a CDS encoding DUF2312 domain-containing protein has translation MTAGLATSSDVSSAEGVAADELKQFIERLERLEEEKAGIMGDIKEVFAELKGRGFDAKAVRTILRIRKQDHSERQEQEAILELYLQAMGMA, from the coding sequence ATGACCGCGGGCCTAGCTACGTCATCCGATGTCTCCTCGGCCGAAGGTGTCGCCGCCGACGAGCTGAAGCAGTTCATCGAGCGCCTGGAGCGGCTGGAAGAGGAGAAGGCCGGCATCATGGGCGACATCAAGGAGGTGTTCGCCGAACTCAAAGGCCGCGGCTTCGACGCCAAGGCAGTGCGCACGATCCTGCGGATCCGCAAACAGGATCACAGCGAGCGCCAGGAGCAGGAGGCGATCCTCGAACTCTACCTGCAAGCGATGGGAATGGCGTGA
- a CDS encoding tyrosine-type recombinase/integrase — protein sequence MTRAEPGEARPCCLLCAYQIMRLTNQSAAALKVPDGKAYILVFDDDLAGFGLRASAGGSRVWVVQYRNALGQTKRETLGRVGVLSATEARRAANERLARVRLGGDPASEREAEKKRAAITVASQIEPYLDGLAARVRETGVRESTRYLQKAWAPLHRTPVSRVTRAQVAEQLGAIARISGLYAANRARNTLSAFYTWLIEEGIAEANPVVGTRKPTPDEKRQRVLKPAEIQAVLRALPEGDFGRIVRLLLLTAQRRDEVAAMPWEEVDLAAGLWSMPGARTKNGLPHDVPLSRPSLAILADTPRIEGRDLVFGSGVGGFQGFTRAKAALDKASGVTGWRLHDLRRTVATGMGDLGVFPHVVEAVLNHVSGSKAGVAGVYNYALYNPEKRAALDLWARHLATLDPRIELAAPDAVAALAQA from the coding sequence GTGACGCGCGCGGAGCCCGGCGAGGCGCGCCCCTGCTGCTTACTATGTGCTTACCAGATCATGCGCCTCACGAACCAGTCGGCCGCGGCACTGAAGGTCCCCGACGGCAAGGCATACATCCTGGTCTTCGACGACGATCTGGCAGGCTTCGGCTTGCGCGCGAGTGCCGGCGGCTCGCGGGTTTGGGTCGTGCAGTATCGCAATGCGCTCGGCCAGACGAAGCGGGAGACACTCGGTAGAGTTGGTGTGCTTTCGGCCACAGAGGCGCGACGTGCGGCAAATGAGCGCCTGGCTCGCGTTCGCCTCGGTGGGGACCCAGCCTCAGAGCGTGAGGCCGAGAAGAAGCGGGCCGCCATCACCGTGGCCTCCCAGATCGAACCTTATCTGGACGGGCTCGCGGCACGCGTGCGGGAGACCGGCGTGCGCGAGTCGACGCGCTACCTGCAGAAGGCTTGGGCGCCCTTGCACCGTACTCCGGTCTCCCGGGTGACCAGGGCGCAGGTCGCGGAGCAGCTGGGCGCGATCGCGCGGATCTCGGGCCTCTATGCGGCGAACCGAGCCCGCAACACGCTGTCGGCCTTCTACACCTGGCTGATCGAGGAAGGGATCGCGGAGGCGAACCCTGTCGTCGGCACCCGCAAGCCCACGCCGGACGAGAAGCGCCAGCGGGTGCTCAAGCCCGCGGAGATCCAGGCCGTCCTGCGCGCGCTGCCGGAAGGCGACTTCGGCCGCATCGTGCGCCTGCTCCTGCTCACCGCACAGCGCCGCGATGAGGTGGCGGCGATGCCGTGGGAAGAGGTCGACCTCGCGGCGGGCCTCTGGAGCATGCCGGGCGCGCGAACCAAGAACGGCCTGCCGCACGACGTACCCCTCTCCCGGCCGTCGCTGGCAATCCTCGCCGATACGCCCCGCATCGAGGGCCGAGATCTCGTATTCGGCAGCGGCGTCGGGGGCTTTCAGGGCTTCACCCGGGCGAAGGCCGCGCTCGACAAGGCCTCGGGTGTGACGGGGTGGCGGCTGCACGATCTGCGCCGGACGGTGGCCACCGGCATGGGCGACCTCGGCGTGTTCCCCCACGTGGTCGAGGCGGTGCTCAACCACGTCTCAGGGTCGAAGGCGGGCGTCGCCGGCGTCTACAACTACGCCCTCTACAATCCGGAGAAGCGGGCGGCGCTCGACCTATGGGCACGCCACCTTGCGACTCTCGATCCACGCATCGAGCTCGCCGCGCCGGACGCCGTAGCAGCGCTCGCTCAGGCGTAG
- a CDS encoding helix-turn-helix domain-containing protein, producing MPQADPTRFVVRFPDVARELGVSPTTLRQICRQGEGPPLLRLSERCYGVRRGELDAWIESRKVACP from the coding sequence ATGCCGCAGGCTGACCCGACGCGCTTCGTGGTCCGGTTTCCGGACGTGGCGCGCGAGCTCGGCGTGTCGCCGACGACGCTCCGCCAGATCTGCCGCCAGGGGGAGGGGCCGCCGCTGCTACGCCTGAGCGAGCGCTGCTACGGCGTCCGGCGCGGCGAGCTCGATGCGTGGATCGAGAGTCGCAAGGTGGCGTGCCCATAG
- a CDS encoding PilZ domain-containing protein: MSQDRRESLRAATSFPAHILTDNGRRVSCTLADRSASGALLTVAGALGLPDTFTLIVGHSGEIRDVRVAWRQTDRLGVMFA, encoded by the coding sequence GTGTCCCAGGATCGCCGCGAAAGTCTGCGTGCCGCAACGAGCTTCCCGGCGCATATTCTCACCGACAATGGTAGGCGCGTCTCGTGCACGCTCGCCGATCGTTCAGCTTCTGGCGCGTTGTTGACGGTCGCGGGCGCGCTCGGCTTGCCCGACACGTTCACCCTCATCGTCGGCCACAGCGGTGAGATCCGAGATGTCCGCGTGGCTTGGCGGCAGACCGATAGGCTCGGGGTGATGTTCGCGTAA
- a CDS encoding aldo/keto reductase — translation MTLSTYRTLGRSGVLVSPLALGTMTFGAGRWGADEASSREIFDGYVEAGGNFVDTADVYSGGESERMLGRFLAERKLRDRMVIATKSGFPRRTDTPLAGGNSARNIRDGLEGSLRRLGTDFIDLYWTHVWDRTTPPEEVLRALTDAVRRGDILHYGFSNAPGWYAAQIVTLARAHGLPEPIGLQYCYSLADRGVELDILPAGAAMGMGLVAWSPLAAGLLTGKYGREKIAEAGPAGSLPNRSGQTIEGGSDGRLNGDNPFGGMLFTEQNFRVVDALRAVAGEIGRSMAEVALAWVAGRTGVSSVLVGASRPKQLQQNVAALDIVLSAEQRKRLDAVGAPPPLNPYFIFDLPRERIFGGYEVQPWR, via the coding sequence ATGACGCTTTCGACTTATCGTACACTCGGCCGCTCCGGTGTGCTCGTCAGCCCGCTGGCGCTCGGCACCATGACCTTCGGCGCAGGCCGTTGGGGTGCGGACGAGGCAAGCTCTCGCGAGATCTTCGATGGCTATGTCGAGGCGGGCGGCAACTTCGTCGATACCGCGGACGTCTATTCAGGGGGTGAGAGCGAGCGGATGCTCGGCCGCTTCCTGGCTGAGCGGAAGCTGCGCGACCGGATGGTGATCGCCACCAAGTCCGGCTTTCCCCGCCGTACCGACACGCCGCTGGCCGGTGGCAACTCGGCGCGCAACATCCGCGACGGGTTGGAAGGCTCTCTGCGACGGCTCGGCACGGACTTCATCGATCTCTACTGGACCCACGTCTGGGACCGCACCACGCCACCCGAGGAGGTCTTGCGCGCTCTCACGGATGCGGTCCGACGCGGCGATATCCTTCACTACGGCTTCTCGAACGCGCCTGGCTGGTATGCTGCGCAGATCGTGACGCTCGCCCGCGCGCACGGCCTGCCGGAGCCGATCGGGCTGCAATATTGCTACTCGCTCGCAGATCGCGGGGTCGAACTCGACATCCTGCCGGCAGGCGCGGCGATGGGCATGGGTCTGGTGGCCTGGAGCCCGCTCGCCGCCGGCCTTCTCACGGGCAAGTACGGTCGCGAGAAGATCGCGGAGGCCGGTCCAGCTGGCAGCCTGCCGAACCGCTCGGGCCAGACCATCGAGGGCGGCAGCGACGGCCGGCTTAACGGCGACAACCCCTTCGGCGGAATGCTGTTCACCGAACAGAACTTCCGGGTCGTCGACGCGCTGCGCGCGGTGGCCGGCGAGATCGGCCGGTCCATGGCGGAGGTGGCGCTGGCTTGGGTGGCAGGGCGAACCGGCGTGTCCTCGGTGCTGGTCGGGGCGAGCCGCCCGAAACAGCTCCAACAGAACGTCGCCGCGCTCGACATCGTGCTCTCCGCCGAACAGCGCAAGAGGCTGGACGCGGTGGGCGCGCCGCCGCCGCTCAACCCCTACTTCATCTTCGACTTGCCGCGCGAGCGCATCTTCGGTGGGTATGAAGTCCAGCCCTGGCGGTGA
- a CDS encoding alpha/beta fold hydrolase, producing the protein MARILPGPDRPVRDAQRDPRIVPRRMVQLSGDRTIAWAEAGSGPDLVAIHGTLMCLEDLWLGPVPALAEHFRVVAVDRPGHGFSLRPRGRAADLWDQAARIREAVQGLGLRRPVILGHSFGAAVALAYGMLHPDEIAGVVAVAPICFPEPRLEQVLFGPRALPLGGDLLSGMLSAGSDKALLPLLWNAMFFPRTMPDRFARTFPFDLAARPAQITAEGEDAGWLWPGLARSVLGYGSLRAPVRLLGGGADLVVNTFVHGQRAARMIPGAEIEILPEAGHMLHHSHAGAVVRAALSLRQIP; encoded by the coding sequence GTGGCGAGAATCCTGCCCGGCCCGGACCGACCGGTGCGGGACGCGCAGCGCGACCCGCGCATCGTCCCGCGCCGGATGGTCCAGCTGTCAGGTGACCGGACGATCGCCTGGGCGGAGGCCGGGAGCGGTCCCGACCTCGTGGCGATCCACGGGACACTGATGTGCCTGGAGGATCTCTGGCTCGGGCCCGTGCCGGCGCTCGCCGAGCATTTCCGCGTGGTGGCGGTCGACCGTCCGGGCCACGGCTTCAGCCTCCGGCCCCGCGGGCGCGCCGCTGATCTCTGGGATCAGGCCGCGCGGATCCGGGAAGCGGTGCAGGGTCTCGGCCTGCGGCGGCCCGTCATCCTCGGACACTCGTTCGGCGCGGCCGTGGCCCTCGCCTACGGGATGCTGCACCCGGACGAGATCGCGGGCGTCGTCGCAGTCGCGCCGATCTGCTTTCCGGAGCCGCGCCTGGAGCAGGTGCTGTTCGGTCCCCGGGCCCTGCCGCTCGGCGGCGATCTCCTGTCCGGGATGCTGAGCGCGGGGAGTGACAAGGCGCTCCTCCCGCTGCTCTGGAACGCCATGTTCTTCCCCCGCACCATGCCGGACCGCTTCGCCCGGACCTTCCCGTTCGATCTGGCCGCCCGCCCCGCCCAGATCACCGCCGAGGGAGAGGATGCCGGCTGGCTCTGGCCCGGTCTCGCGCGCAGCGTCCTCGGCTACGGCTCCCTGCGGGCGCCCGTGCGCCTCCTCGGCGGCGGCGCCGACCTCGTGGTGAACACGTTCGTGCACGGCCAGCGCGCTGCCCGCATGATCCCGGGGGCGGAGATCGAGATCCTGCCCGAGGCCGGGCACATGCTGCATCATTCCCATGCCGGCGCGGTTGTGCGGGCGGCCCTGTCCCTGCGGCAGATCCCGTAG
- a CDS encoding DUF5131 family protein → MAETTGISWCDRTWSPWFGCTKVSIACDGCYAENLMDLRYGKVTWGPHGERVRSSAAYWRNPRKWDREAAAAGRRFTVFPSLCDPFDNRADPAIRAEWFALMRETPHLVWLLLTKRPQNIVAMCEAAGGLPENAALGATCENQEIANRNVRHLLDAARDLYPVFTFVSAEPLLGPIDFTKIIYGTAGDYLVVRDALKASDIERIGWVITGGETDQGKHRARPTATTWLRQIRDACAAAGVPYHHKQNGEWQGGITAVRSEAGQFALHWPHDPGRWAYFDYAPRMFDRFGIDACATRVGKKASGRLLDGVEHNGFPASPADHPL, encoded by the coding sequence ATGGCTGAGACCACCGGCATCTCCTGGTGCGACCGGACGTGGAGCCCGTGGTTCGGCTGCACCAAGGTCAGCATCGCGTGCGACGGCTGCTACGCCGAGAACCTCATGGACCTGCGCTACGGCAAGGTCACGTGGGGCCCGCACGGCGAGCGCGTCCGCTCCAGCGCCGCCTACTGGCGCAACCCGCGCAAGTGGGACCGCGAGGCGGCCGCGGCGGGCCGGCGGTTCACCGTCTTTCCGTCGCTCTGCGATCCGTTCGACAACCGCGCCGATCCGGCGATCCGCGCGGAGTGGTTCGCGCTGATGCGAGAGACGCCGCACCTCGTGTGGCTGCTGCTGACCAAGCGCCCGCAGAACATCGTCGCCATGTGCGAGGCCGCCGGCGGCTTACCGGAGAATGCGGCGCTCGGCGCGACGTGCGAGAACCAAGAGATCGCCAACCGGAACGTCCGGCACCTGCTCGATGCGGCACGCGACCTCTACCCAGTCTTCACCTTCGTCTCGGCCGAGCCCCTACTCGGCCCGATCGACTTCACCAAGATCATCTATGGGACGGCCGGCGATTACCTGGTGGTGCGCGACGCCCTGAAGGCCTCCGACATCGAGCGGATCGGCTGGGTCATCACGGGCGGAGAGACCGACCAGGGCAAGCACCGGGCGCGCCCGACGGCCACGACCTGGCTCCGGCAGATCCGTGACGCCTGCGCGGCCGCCGGCGTGCCCTACCACCACAAGCAAAACGGGGAATGGCAGGGCGGGATCACGGCGGTCCGCAGCGAGGCCGGCCAGTTCGCGCTGCACTGGCCCCACGATCCGGGCAGGTGGGCCTACTTCGATTACGCGCCGCGGATGTTCGATCGGTTCGGTATCGACGCCTGCGCCACCCGCGTGGGCAAGAAGGCCTCCGGCCGCCTCTTGGATGGCGTGGAGCACAACGGCTTCCCCGCATCACCCGCCGACCATCCCCTGTAG
- a CDS encoding SDR family oxidoreductase, which yields MKHKPLREQVIVITGASSGIGLATAKMAAERGARVVLAARSGDALARIRAEIEGVGGKAIDVVADVGRRADVQAVADRAEATFGGFDTWVNVAGGSIYGRLREISDADHERLIQTNFWGTVYGSLVATEHLRRHGGALINVGSIASDLAFPFQGMYAASKHAVKGFTDALRMELLAEKAPVSVTLIKPASIDTPLPQRARNYMDREPSLPPPIYPPEEVANAILHAAVHPQRDIFVGGAGKAFTASKEFAPGAYDYLAPAIIALQKRASAPRNPEGALHAPVPAGEMRGDPPLPVMRTSAYTRASLHPAAAAAGLLGIGAATALAVIGTGSRRGQRR from the coding sequence ATGAAGCACAAGCCGCTCCGCGAGCAGGTCATCGTGATCACCGGCGCCTCGTCGGGCATCGGCCTCGCCACTGCCAAGATGGCGGCGGAGCGCGGCGCCCGCGTCGTCTTGGCGGCTCGCAGCGGCGATGCCCTGGCGCGGATCCGCGCCGAGATCGAGGGCGTCGGCGGCAAGGCCATCGACGTGGTCGCGGATGTCGGCCGCCGCGCCGACGTGCAGGCCGTCGCCGACCGGGCCGAGGCGACTTTCGGCGGTTTCGACACCTGGGTGAACGTGGCCGGCGGCTCCATCTATGGCCGGCTGCGCGAGATCAGCGACGCGGACCACGAGCGCCTGATCCAGACCAACTTCTGGGGCACGGTGTACGGCTCCCTGGTGGCGACCGAGCACCTGCGCCGGCACGGCGGCGCCCTCATCAACGTCGGCAGCATCGCCTCTGATCTGGCCTTCCCGTTCCAGGGCATGTACGCGGCCTCGAAGCACGCGGTGAAGGGCTTCACCGACGCCCTGCGGATGGAGTTGCTCGCCGAGAAGGCGCCGGTCTCGGTGACGCTGATCAAGCCGGCTTCGATCGACACGCCCCTACCCCAGCGGGCGCGCAACTACATGGACCGCGAGCCCAGCCTGCCTCCGCCGATCTACCCGCCCGAGGAGGTGGCGAACGCCATCCTGCACGCGGCCGTGCATCCGCAGCGCGACATCTTCGTCGGCGGTGCCGGCAAGGCCTTCACGGCCAGCAAGGAATTCGCGCCCGGCGCCTACGATTACCTCGCCCCGGCGATCATCGCCCTGCAGAAGCGCGCGAGCGCTCCCCGCAACCCGGAGGGCGCCCTGCACGCGCCGGTGCCGGCCGGCGAGATGCGGGGCGACCCGCCGCTGCCGGTCATGCGGACCAGCGCGTACACGCGGGCGAGCCTGCACCCGGCCGCGGCCGCGGCCGGCCTGCTCGGCATCGGCGCGGCCACGGCGCTGGCGGTTATCGGGACCGGCTCCCGACGCGGGCAGCGTCGATAG
- a CDS encoding helix-turn-helix domain-containing protein produces the protein MLRQGTPPREFADEQAMRAHYRALQARLWAPRKVVPRPEALRTRALAEAQREREEREAEVRRQAELEAIAEMDALVFQVLDPEQLARELKRIITRVAEAFGFTYADVVGDRRTAAIMRARWAAIAAVREAHPDWSLPRLGRAFGGRDHTTMLHAIRKMERVGVPQPPMREAAE, from the coding sequence ATGCTGCGCCAGGGCACTCCGCCGCGCGAGTTTGCCGACGAACAGGCCATGCGCGCGCACTACCGCGCCCTGCAGGCCCGCCTCTGGGCGCCGCGAAAGGTCGTGCCGCGCCCCGAGGCCCTCCGCACGCGCGCCCTCGCCGAAGCCCAGCGGGAGCGCGAAGAGCGTGAGGCCGAGGTGCGCCGGCAGGCGGAGTTGGAAGCCATCGCCGAAATGGACGCGCTCGTGTTCCAGGTCCTCGATCCGGAGCAGCTCGCCCGCGAGCTCAAGCGCATCATCACGCGCGTCGCGGAGGCCTTCGGCTTCACGTACGCGGATGTGGTCGGGGACCGCCGCACGGCCGCGATCATGCGCGCTCGGTGGGCGGCGATCGCCGCGGTCCGCGAGGCGCACCCGGATTGGTCCCTGCCGCGGCTCGGCCGCGCGTTCGGCGGTCGCGACCACACCACGATGCTCCACGCGATCCGGAAGATGGAGCGCGTGGGCGTGCCTCAGCCACCCATGCGGGAGGCTGCCGAATGA
- a CDS encoding CatB-related O-acetyltransferase, whose translation MPELTASQLERLRKTKISFSWYDDAPLWIEEGINALPRPGVFAEDYACYFLRTDFHTIGAFSYSWSPFPDFVSIGRYCSIADGIELIPFTHPTDLFTTSSMTYDPNLAPRRKYYADRSFDNNDAVSRSHPSNDKDLLIGHDVYISRGAKLRRGIRIGTGAIVGAFSVVTKDVAPYSVVAGNPARVVRMRYSDKQIEALQTIEWWNYDFHSVLNKTHIADIDLFVDRLQHLISTETIEPFRPQRNYLHELLTRSDDL comes from the coding sequence ATGCCTGAGCTTACAGCGTCGCAGCTGGAGAGACTGCGCAAGACCAAGATTTCGTTCAGCTGGTATGATGATGCGCCGTTGTGGATCGAGGAGGGGATCAACGCCCTGCCGAGGCCCGGCGTCTTCGCGGAAGACTATGCGTGCTATTTCCTGCGCACTGATTTTCACACGATCGGCGCGTTCAGTTATTCCTGGAGCCCGTTTCCGGATTTTGTTTCGATCGGCCGGTATTGCTCGATCGCCGACGGAATCGAGCTCATACCGTTCACGCATCCGACGGATCTGTTCACCACGTCGTCGATGACCTACGACCCCAATCTGGCGCCCCGCCGGAAGTATTACGCGGATCGGTCATTTGACAATAACGACGCCGTTTCACGATCGCATCCGAGCAACGACAAGGATCTGTTAATCGGGCACGATGTCTACATTTCGCGGGGCGCGAAGCTCAGACGCGGCATCAGGATCGGCACCGGGGCGATCGTCGGCGCGTTCAGCGTCGTCACGAAGGATGTCGCCCCCTATTCGGTCGTCGCCGGAAACCCCGCGCGCGTCGTACGGATGCGCTATTCAGACAAGCAGATCGAGGCTCTTCAGACGATCGAATGGTGGAACTACGATTTTCACTCGGTTCTCAACAAGACGCATATCGCCGATATCGACCTGTTCGTCGATCGTCTGCAGCATCTGATCTCAACCGAGACGATCGAACCGTTTCGTCCGCAGCGGAACTATCTCCATGAGCTCCTGACGCGATCGGACGACTTGTGA
- a CDS encoding LysR family transcriptional regulator, translating to MARGDLDDLAAFAAIAQARSFTRAAARLGLSPSALSHTLRDLERRLGVRLLARTTRSVAPTAAGRHLLKSLQPALDEIGQGLAALADWRDAPSGTLRLTTYSHGARTVLEPRLPRFLLDHPDIAVEVVVDDRLVDIVADGFDAGIRLGDTVERDMVTARVGPDLKTVVVGTPDYFAVHPRPESPADLREHRCINYRLIGAGGLLPWEFERDGREVKVQVGGQLIVNNETLAAAAVRAGAGLGYMMAHDVAGEIADGRLLQVLSDWCAPFPGCRLYYPSRQVSPALRALIDALRWADNEVVP from the coding sequence ATGGCTCGAGGCGACCTGGACGATCTGGCAGCGTTCGCGGCAATCGCGCAGGCGCGTAGCTTCACGCGGGCCGCCGCCCGGCTCGGTCTGTCGCCCTCCGCCCTCAGCCACACGTTGCGGGATCTGGAACGGCGGCTCGGCGTGCGTCTCCTCGCTCGCACGACGCGCAGCGTCGCGCCGACGGCGGCGGGCCGGCACCTTCTCAAGTCGCTCCAGCCCGCGCTGGACGAGATCGGCCAGGGGCTCGCAGCGTTAGCGGACTGGCGCGACGCACCGTCCGGCACGTTGCGCCTGACCACCTACAGTCACGGTGCCCGCACGGTGCTGGAACCACGGCTGCCACGCTTCCTGCTCGACCATCCCGACATCGCAGTGGAGGTCGTCGTGGACGACCGTTTGGTGGATATCGTCGCCGACGGGTTCGATGCCGGCATCCGGCTCGGCGACACCGTCGAGCGCGACATGGTGACCGCGCGCGTTGGCCCCGACCTCAAGACCGTCGTGGTCGGGACGCCGGACTACTTCGCCGTCCATCCTCGACCCGAGAGCCCGGCCGACCTGCGAGAGCACCGCTGCATCAACTACCGCTTGATCGGCGCTGGTGGACTTCTTCCCTGGGAGTTTGAGCGGGACGGTCGGGAGGTGAAGGTGCAGGTTGGCGGGCAACTCATTGTCAACAACGAGACGTTGGCTGCGGCTGCCGTACGGGCAGGGGCAGGGCTCGGCTACATGATGGCGCACGACGTCGCTGGAGAGATCGCCGACGGCCGGCTCCTCCAAGTGCTGAGCGATTGGTGCGCGCCCTTTCCCGGATGCCGTCTCTACTACCCGAGCCGTCAAGTCTCCCCTGCATTGCGAGCGCTAATCGACGCGCTCCGCTGGGCGGACAATGAGGTGGTTCCCTGA
- a CDS encoding helix-turn-helix domain-containing protein, which translates to MNASPHNLSRQQVMALLEERDTLLEQVRQLEEALAPAAILPRSWRLTSTEERLLCALRAVGPNVLHHERAMLALYGMLDEAPQQKILDVLVCKIRRKLMEAQAQIRIETIWGRGWRLSPESCARFDALVGEDRVRWAAQGRAVA; encoded by the coding sequence ATGAACGCGTCGCCCCACAACCTCAGCCGCCAGCAGGTCATGGCTCTCCTCGAAGAGCGGGACACGCTGCTGGAGCAGGTGCGGCAGTTGGAGGAGGCGCTCGCGCCGGCGGCCATCCTCCCGCGCAGCTGGCGTCTCACCTCGACGGAAGAGCGGCTCCTGTGTGCCTTGCGGGCTGTCGGCCCGAACGTCCTGCATCACGAGCGGGCGATGCTCGCCCTGTACGGCATGCTGGACGAGGCGCCTCAACAGAAGATCCTCGATGTCCTGGTCTGCAAGATCCGGCGCAAGCTCATGGAGGCGCAGGCGCAGATCCGGATCGAGACGATCTGGGGCCGCGGCTGGCGGCTGTCGCCGGAGAGCTGTGCGCGGTTCGACGCGCTGGTGGGCGAGGATCGCGTTCGTTGGGCAGCGCAAGGCCGGGCGGTCGCGTGA